A single window of Colletotrichum destructivum chromosome 9, complete sequence DNA harbors:
- a CDS encoding Putative large ribosomal subunit protein uL18 eukaryotic/archaeal — protein sequence MAFHKLVKNSAYYSRFQTKYKRRRSGKTDYYARKRLITQAKNKYGAPKYRLVVRFTNRDIIMQIVTSEITGDKVFAAAYSHELPAYGITHGLTNWAAAYATGLLIARRTLSKLGLDKTFTGVEEADGEYTLTEAAETDDGERRPFKANLDVGLHRTSTGARVFGAMKGASDGGILVPHSEKRFPGYDIETKELDAETLKNYIFGQHVAEYMETLADDDEERYKSQFQQYIDDDVEADGLEELYSEAHAAIREDPWKKPERSNTKSKEEWKAESKKYKTQRLTKEQKEQRVKERIAELRAE from the exons ATG GCCTTCCACAAGTTGGTGAAGAACAGCGCGTACTACAG TCGCTTCCAGACCAAGTACAAGCGTAGACGCTCCGGCAAGACCGACTACTATGCTCGCAAGCGCCTGATCACCCAGGCCAAGAACAAGTACGGTGCTCCCAAGTACCGTCTTGTGGTCCGCTTCACCAACCGGGACATCATCATGCAAATCGTCACCTCCGAGATCACCGGTGACAaggtcttcgccgccgcctactCCCACGAGCTGCCCGCCTACGGCATCACCCACGGCCTGACCAACTGGGCTGCCGCCTACGCCACCGGTCTCCTGATCGCCCGCCGCACCCTCTCcaagctcggcctcgacaagacCTTCACTGGTGTTGAGGAGGCCGACGGTGAGTACACCctcaccgaggccgccgagaccgacgatggcgagcgCCGCCCCTTCAAGGCCAACCTCGACGTTGGTCTGCACCGCACCTCCACCGGTGCCCGTGTCTTCGGCGCCATGAAGGGTGCCTCCGACGGTGGCATTCTCGTCCCCCACTCTGAGAAGCGCTTCCCCGGTTACGAcatcgagaccaaggagctcgacgccgagacccTCAAGAACTACATCTTCGGCCAGCACGTCGCTGAGTACATGgagaccctcgccgacgacgacgaggagcgctACAAGTCCCAGTTCCAGCAGTacatcgacgacgatgtcgaggctGACGGCCTTGAGGAGCTCTACTCCGAGGCTCACGCCGCCATCCGTGAGGACCCCTGGAAGAAGCCCGAGCGCTCCAACACCAAGTCCAAGGAGGAGTGGAAGGCCGAGTCCAAGAAGTACAAGACCCAGCGCCTCACCAAGGAGCAGAAGGAGCAGCGCGTCAAGGAGCGCATTGCCGAGCTCCGTGCTGAGTAA